Proteins encoded within one genomic window of Streptomyces rubradiris:
- the ectA gene encoding diaminobutyrate acetyltransferase yields MTAAPADLLIESPATSDGAALWRIAKESKTLDLNSSYSYLLWCRDFAGTSVVARGADGEPVGFVTGYLRPGRPRTLLVWQVAVDAAHRGCGIAARLLDGLAGRLVAERGITELETTITPGNTASERLFTSFAERHGARVSREVLFPADLFPGGSHDPEVLYRIGPLTESTAL; encoded by the coding sequence ATGACCGCCGCACCCGCAGACCTGCTCATCGAAAGTCCGGCGACCAGCGACGGAGCCGCGCTCTGGCGCATCGCCAAGGAATCGAAAACCCTCGACCTGAACTCCTCCTACAGCTATCTGCTGTGGTGCCGGGACTTCGCCGGCACCTCGGTGGTGGCCCGTGGCGCGGACGGGGAGCCGGTCGGCTTCGTCACCGGTTACCTGCGGCCCGGCCGCCCCCGCACCCTGCTCGTCTGGCAGGTGGCCGTCGACGCCGCCCACCGGGGCTGCGGCATCGCCGCCAGGCTGCTGGACGGGCTGGCCGGGCGCCTCGTCGCCGAGCGCGGCATCACCGAGCTGGAGACCACCATCACCCCCGGCAACACCGCCTCCGAGCGGCTGTTCACCTCGTTCGCCGAGCGGCACGGCGCACGGGTCAGCCGCGAGGTGCTGTTCCCCGCCGACCTGTTCCCGGGCGGCTCGCACGACCCCGAAGTCCTGTACCGCATCGGCCCGTTGACCGAGTCCACCGCCCTCTGA
- the ectB gene encoding diaminobutyrate--2-oxoglutarate transaminase: MTITQPDLSVFETLESEVRSYCRGWPTVFDRAQGSRMYDEDGHAYLDFFAGAGSLNYGHNNPVLKRALLDYLDRDGVTHGLDMSTTAKRTFLRTFQDLVLRPRDLPYKVMFPGPTGTNAVESALKLARKVKGREAVVSFTNAFHGMSLGSLAVTGNAFKRAGAGIPLVHGTPMPFDNYFDGTVPDFLWFERLLEDQGSGLDKPAAVIVETVQGEGGINVARPEWLRALKELCERQDMLLIVDDIQMGCGRTGAFFSFEEAGITPDIVTVSKSISGYGLPMALTLFRPELDVWEPGEHNGTFRGNNPAFVTATAALETYWTDGSAMEKQTRARGEQVERALIAITEENLADVKEYRGRGLVWGLEFHAKDRAARVARRAFELGLLIETSGPEGEVVKLLPALTVTPEELDEGLSVLARSVRETA, from the coding sequence GTGACCATCACCCAGCCCGACCTGAGCGTGTTCGAGACCCTCGAATCCGAGGTACGCAGCTACTGCCGCGGCTGGCCCACCGTCTTCGACCGGGCCCAGGGCAGCCGGATGTACGACGAGGACGGCCATGCCTACCTGGACTTCTTCGCCGGCGCCGGATCACTCAACTACGGCCACAACAACCCGGTACTGAAACGGGCGCTGCTCGACTATCTGGACCGGGACGGCGTCACGCACGGCCTGGACATGTCGACCACGGCCAAGCGGACCTTCCTGCGTACCTTCCAGGATCTGGTACTGCGCCCGCGGGACCTGCCGTACAAGGTGATGTTCCCGGGGCCGACGGGCACCAACGCGGTGGAGTCCGCGCTGAAACTGGCGCGGAAGGTGAAGGGACGCGAGGCGGTCGTGTCGTTCACCAACGCCTTCCACGGCATGTCGCTGGGCTCGCTCGCGGTCACCGGCAACGCCTTCAAACGGGCCGGCGCCGGCATCCCGCTGGTGCACGGCACGCCGATGCCGTTCGACAACTACTTCGACGGCACGGTCCCGGACTTCCTGTGGTTCGAGCGGCTGCTCGAGGACCAGGGCTCCGGACTGGACAAGCCCGCCGCCGTGATCGTGGAGACCGTGCAGGGCGAGGGCGGCATCAACGTCGCCCGGCCCGAGTGGCTGCGCGCGCTGAAGGAACTGTGCGAGCGGCAGGACATGCTGCTCATCGTCGACGACATCCAGATGGGCTGCGGCCGTACCGGCGCCTTCTTCTCCTTCGAGGAGGCCGGCATCACCCCGGACATCGTCACCGTCTCGAAGTCGATCAGCGGCTACGGCCTGCCCATGGCGCTCACGCTGTTCCGGCCCGAACTGGACGTGTGGGAGCCCGGCGAGCACAACGGCACCTTCCGCGGCAACAACCCCGCCTTCGTCACCGCCACCGCCGCCCTGGAGACGTACTGGACCGACGGCTCGGCCATGGAGAAGCAGACCCGCGCCCGCGGTGAGCAGGTCGAGCGGGCGCTGATCGCCATCACCGAGGAGAACCTCGCCGACGTCAAGGAGTACCGCGGGCGCGGGCTCGTGTGGGGTCTGGAGTTCCACGCGAAGGACCGGGCCGCTCGGGTCGCCCGGCGCGCCTTCGAACTGGGGCTGCTGATCGAGACGTCCGGCCCCGAGGGCGAGGTCGTCAAGCTGCTGCCCGCGCTCACCGTGACCCCCGAGGAACTGGACGAGGGCCTGAGCGTCCTCGCCCGCTCCGTCCGCGAAACCGCATGA
- a CDS encoding ectoine synthase, whose translation MIVRSFKEIEGTDRHVKAASGTWESKRIVLAKERVGFSLHETILYAGTETSMWYANHIEAVVCTRGEAELTDHETGKTYTITPGTMYLLDGHERHTLRVKEDFHCICVFNPPVTGREDHDENGVYPLLTEPEEV comes from the coding sequence GTGATCGTCCGATCGTTCAAGGAGATCGAGGGCACCGACCGCCATGTGAAGGCGGCGTCGGGCACCTGGGAGAGCAAGCGGATCGTCCTCGCGAAGGAGCGGGTCGGCTTCTCCCTGCACGAAACGATTCTGTACGCCGGGACGGAGACGTCGATGTGGTACGCCAACCACATCGAGGCCGTCGTCTGCACCCGGGGCGAGGCGGAACTCACCGACCACGAGACCGGCAAGACGTACACCATCACGCCCGGCACCATGTACCTCCTCGACGGGCACGAGCGGCACACGCTGCGCGTCAAGGAGGACTTCCACTGCATCTGCGTGTTCAACCCGCCGGTCACCGGCCGGGAGGACCACGACGAGAACGGCGTCTACCCCCTGCTCACCGAGCCCGAGGAGGTGTGA
- the thpD gene encoding ectoine hydroxylase — MTTATVKDLYPTRGTAEVTVPRQDPVVWGAPDTPGPIATADLQRYERDGFLAVDQLITPDEVEVYKRELDRLVSDPDVRADERSIVEPKSKEIRSVFEVHRISEVFANLVRDPRVVGRARQILGSDVYVHQSRINVKPGFGASGFYWHSDFETWHAEDGLPNMRTVSVSIALTENLDTNGGLMIMPGSHRTFLGCAGATPKDNYKKSLQMQDAGTPSDEALTALASEHGIRLFTGRAGSATWFDCNCMHGSGDNITPYPRSNVFIVFNSVENTAVEPFAAPVRRPEFIGARDFTPVR, encoded by the coding sequence ATGACCACCGCCACCGTGAAGGACCTCTACCCGACCCGCGGCACCGCCGAGGTGACCGTCCCCCGTCAGGACCCCGTCGTCTGGGGCGCCCCGGACACCCCGGGCCCGATCGCGACCGCCGACCTCCAGCGTTACGAGCGGGACGGCTTCCTCGCCGTCGACCAGCTGATCACGCCGGACGAGGTCGAGGTCTACAAGCGTGAGCTGGACCGGCTGGTGTCCGACCCGGACGTGCGCGCCGACGAACGCTCCATCGTGGAGCCGAAGTCGAAGGAGATCCGCTCCGTCTTCGAGGTGCACCGGATCAGCGAGGTGTTCGCGAACCTGGTGCGCGACCCGCGCGTGGTGGGCCGCGCCCGCCAGATCCTCGGCTCGGACGTGTACGTCCACCAGTCCCGGATCAACGTCAAGCCGGGCTTCGGCGCGAGCGGCTTCTACTGGCACTCGGACTTCGAGACCTGGCACGCCGAGGACGGCCTGCCGAACATGCGGACGGTGTCCGTCTCGATCGCGCTGACCGAGAACCTCGACACCAACGGCGGCCTGATGATCATGCCGGGTTCGCACCGGACGTTCCTGGGCTGCGCCGGTGCCACGCCGAAGGACAACTACAAGAAGTCCCTCCAGATGCAGGACGCGGGCACCCCGTCCGACGAGGCGCTGACCGCCCTGGCGAGCGAGCACGGCATCCGCCTGTTCACCGGCAGGGCCGGCTCGGCGACCTGGTTCGACTGCAACTGCATGCACGGCTCGGGCGACAACATCACGCCGTACCCGCGCAGCAACGTGTTCATCGTCTTCAACAGCGTGGAGAACACGGCGGTGGAACCGTTCGCGGCACCGGTGCGCCGGCCGGAGTTCATCGGGGCGCGTGACTTCACGCCGGTGCGGTGA